A region of the Microbulbifer pacificus genome:
GAGGCCGGCATGGCGCAGATGGGCGGCCACGCCCTGTTCCTGTCCCCGCGCGACACCCAGCTGGGCCGCGGCGAGCCGATCGAAGACAGCGCGCGCGTCATCTCGCGCATGGTGGACATGGTGATGATCCGCACCTTCGGCCACGACATCCTCGAGCGCTTCGCTGAGTTCAGTAAGGTGCCGGTGATCAACGCCCTGTCCGACAGCTACCACCCCTGCCAGCTGCTGGCGGACCTGCAGACCTATGTCGAGCACCGCGGTAGCCCGGAGGGCAAGGTGGTGGCCTGGGTGGGAGATGGCAACAACATGTGCAGCTCCTATATCAGCGCTGCGCGCCAGTTCGATTTCGAACTGCGTATTGCCTGCCCCGAGGGTTACGACCCGGACCCGGCCGTCGTCGCCGCCGCCAGCGACCGCGTCACTATCGTGCGCAAGCCGCAGGATGCAGTGCGCGGTGCCGACTGGGTTGCCACCGATGTGTGGGCCTCCATGGGCCAGGAAGACGAGCAGCGCATTCGCATGAAGGCGTTCGAGGGCTTCCTGGTGGACCACGAGCTGATGAGCCACGCCAACCGCGACGCCGTGTTCATGCACTGCCTGCCCGCACACCGTGGCGAGGAAGTGAGCGGCGAGCTGCTGGAAGACGAGAAGATCTCCGTGGTGTGGGACGAGGCGGAAAACCGCCTGCACGCCCAGAAGGCGCTGATGGAATTCCTGCTGGAGCACAGCAACTGATATCCACCAACCTTCGACAAAATAAAGGGGCGCCGTGTGTGACTGGCGCCCCTTTTTTCGTTTACCCTACTGTCTCGCGACAGAGCACATTTGTCAGGATTGTCCAGATCAAATTTTGATCTTTTTGCGCCACTTTGCTCAGGGATTAATCAGGCCCAAATTATTATTGCCACGCTTAATTTGGGACCCCGTTACTATTAAAAAATATTCTTAGAAAAACCGCGCAGTCGCCCGAACTGATCACTTTTTATACCCGCCCAATAACGGCGGGCGTTGCAGGCTGGGGATAAATACCGCCGCACCGCCTACCCACAAATTATCCACAAGTAACCCCAAAGTTATCCGCCTTGAATTGGGCACCCAATCGCATTATCTTGTTGGTCATTCGAGATCGAACCCCAATATATTGGGTTTCACGGTGGAATCACCCACAAGAAACCCCAGGGAATGCGGCGCAGGATGCCCGAACCCCACCACAACATATTGTGTTCGACCTCTATCGCACCAACTAGGCCAGGCCTGATACAGGCCGCACAGGGCTCCGGAGCGGTGGATAAGTGTTTGCCGGCAGCACAGCCGCAAACCTCTACCGGGCAATCCGGCACAGGGTGCCCCTGAGTTTCAGACACAGAATCAAGCTGTACCCCACAAGAGTTACCCGCGCGGTGCCGAGGCATCGTCGTCACTGCTTGTGCCTGTGTAAATTGAAGGGTGTGCGAGCGGCATCGCGTTAACGCGCACAGCCAGCACAGAAAAGCGCGATACGCGCGCAAAAAATTAGAAAGAATTTTCGGCCACAAGCCGGCTAAAAAAACCAAAAGCAACACCGGGCAAGTCACACTCGACGCGCACACAAAACTATGGAGAATTTCATGCACACAGAGACAGGGCGCTCTCAGTCTGCGCCTAACGGCACTACCAAGGATTCGGTATCAGATCAGGCCAGCAGCAACACCACACTGGCTGCCACTGCCCCCGGTCAGATCCGCGTCATCAAGCGTAACGGCACCGTTGTGCCCTACGCCGACAGCAAAATCTCCGTAGCTGTAACCAAGGCATTCCTCGCCGTCGAAGGTGGCACCGCTGCCGCCTCCAGCCGCATCCACGAGCGCGTCGCCGATCTGGTTTCCCACATCAGCGCCACCTTCAAGCGCCGCATGCCGTCTGGTGGCACCATTCATATCGAGGAAATCCAGGACCAGGTAGAACTGGAACTGATGCGCGCCGGTGAGCACAAGATCGCCCGCGACTACGTGCTCTACCGCGAAGAGCACGCGCGCCTGCGCAAAGAAAAAGAACAGCAGAAAGCCGCCAGCGCCCAGTCCGCCGATACTCACCCGAGCATCCGCGTAAAAATGGAAGACGGTTCCCTGGTTGCCCTGGACATGGAGCGCCTGCGCACCATCGTCAGCGAAGCCTGTGAAGGCCTGACCGACGTCGACGGCGAGCTGATCCTGCGCGAAGCACTGAAAAACCTGTACGACGGCGTTTCCGAAACCGACATCAACACCGCGCTGGTGATCACCGCGCGTACCCTGGTTGAGCAAGAGCCGAACTACACCTACGCCACCGCGTTCCTGCTGCTGGACAAACTGCGCGCCGAAGCCCTGCGCTTCCTCGGCGTGGCCGAGTCCGCCACCCAGCAGGAAATGAAGAGCCTGTACAAGCCGGCGCTGTCCGCGTACGTGGCCAAAGGTATCGAGCTGGAACTGCTGGATCCGGCACTGGCCAGCTTCGACCTGGACATGCTGGGCGACGCCATCAAGCCCGAGTGCGATCACCAGTTCAGCTACCTCGGCCTGCAGACCCTGTACGACCGCTACTTCCTGCACTCCGACGAAATCCGTTTCGAACTGCCGCAGATTTTCTTCATGCGCGTCGCCATGGGCCTCGCCATCAATGAGGAAAACCCGAACGAACGCGCGGTTGAGTTCTACAACCTGCTGAGCTCTTTCGACTACATGAGCTCCACCCCGACCCTGTTCAACGCCGGTACCCTGCGCCCGCAGCTGTCCTCATGCTACCTGACCACCGTGCCGGACGACCTGCACGGTATCTACGGTGCCATCCAGGACAACGCCATGCTGTCCAAGTGGGCAGGCGGCCTGGGCAACGACTGGACGCCGGTGCGCTCACTGGGTTCTTACATCAAAGGCACCAACGGCAAGTCCCAGGGTGTTGTGCCCTTCCTGAAAGTGGCCAACGACACTGCGGTCGCCGTAAACCAGGGTGGCAAGCGCAAGGGAGCCGTGTGTGCGTACTTGGAAACCTGGCACCTGGACATCGAGGAATTCCTCGAGCTGCGCAAGAACACCGGTGACGACCGTCGCCGTACCCACGACATGAACACCGCCAACTGGGTGCCGGACCTGTTCATGAAGCGTGTGTTCGAAGACAAGGAGTGGACCCTTTTCTCTCCGGCGGACTGCCCCGACCTGCACGACCTGTTCGGCGACAAGTTCGAAGCGCGCTACAACCACTACGAGCAGATGGTTGCAGAAGGCAAACTGAAGCTGCACAAAAAAGTGCGCGCGCTCGACCTGTGGCGCAAGATGCTGGGCATGCTGTTTGAAACCGGCCACCCCTGGATCACCTTCAAGGACGCCTGTAACCTGCGCAGCCCGCAGCAGCACGCCGGTGTGGTACACAGCTCCAACCTGTGCACCGAGATCACCCTGAACACCAAGGCGAACGACGAAATCGCAGTATGTAACCTGGGCTCCGTAAACCTGTCCCAGCACATCGGCGAAGACGGCAAGCTCGACCAGGCAAAACTGGCCAGCACCGTGAAGACCGCCGTGCGCATGCTCGACAACGTGATCGACATTAACTACTACGCCGTGGAAACCGCGCGTCAGTCCAACATGCGCCACCGTCCGGTGGGCCTGGGTCTGATGGGCTTCCAGGACGCGCTGTACAAAGCCGGCATCTCCTACTCCAGCGATGAAGCCGTAGCCTTCGCCGACACCACCATGGAAGCGATCAGCTACTACGCGATCGGAGCCTCCAGCGACCTGGCGGCCGAGCGCGGCAGCTACTCCAGCTACGAAGGTTCTCTGTGGAGCCAGGGCATCCTGCCGATCGACTCCATCGAAATCCTGGCCAAGAACCGCGGCGAGCAGTTCATCGACCAGGACACCAGCTCCACCATGGACTGGAACGTGGTGCGCGAGAAAGTCGCGAGCCAGGGCATGCGCAACTCCAACGTGATGGCCATCGCCCCGACCGCGACCATCGCCAACATTACCGGCGTATCCCAGTCCATCGAGCCCACGTACCAGAACCTGTACGTGAAATCGAACCTGTCCGGCGAATTCACCGTGGTGAACCCGTACCTGGTACACGACCTGAAAGCCCGCGGCCTGTGGGACAAGGTGATGGTCAACGACCTGAAGTACTACGAGGGCTCCGTGCAGAAGATCGACCGTATCCCGGCCGACCTGAAAGCCAAGTACGCCACCGCGTTTGAAGTGGAGCCGCGCTGGATCGTGGACGCCGCCAGCCGCCGCCAGAAGTGGATCGATCAGGCCCAGTCCCTGAACCTCTACATCGCCGGCGCCAACGGCAAGAAACTGGACCTGACCTACCGCATGGCGTGGTACCGCGGCCTGAAAACCACCTACTACTTGCGCGCACTGGCTGCCACCTCCACGGAGAAATCCACCGTGACCACCGGCACCCTGAACGCCGTGAGTGCCGGTGGCGCACCGGCCGCCAACGCCGCACCAGCTCCGAAAGCGAAAGCTGAGGAAATGGTCGCACCGGCCGCCGTGCCCAAGGCCTGCTCTCTGGACGATCCGGATTGCGAAGCCTGCCAGTAAGCGCTGGTTGATTGTTTGCAAAGACTCTCGGGGGAGAGCACCGCGTAGGCCGATCCATAAAGTGGAAAAGCCGCGCAACCAAGACCATAAGCGCCGCCCCGGCACCGGGTTCATTACTCAACCAAAGAGTAATAGCCCGGTCCGGGTGCAAGGCGCAAAACACACCGAATGAATAGGCCCTGCCGGCAAAGTCGGCACGGCAATTGCTCAGGAAAGATAGGGGGAATCATGCTCAGCTGGGACGATTTCGACTCACAAGGCAAAAAAGAATCCAAAAAGCCCGAACCGCAACCGGTGCCGGGTGCACTGCAATCCGAGCAGCAGGCAGTCACCGAACACGGCGCTGCCTTCCATACAGACAGCGCCAGCAGTGCCCCGGCACCGACCGCGGCCCAGACCAGTTCTTCCAGCGCCACGTCCGCTGTGGAAGCCGCCCGCGCCGCCGTAGCCGATCTCGACCCGGCACCCGGCCTGGAAGAACTGGAAATGGGCGCAGCCCGTATCCAGGTAGACGAGAAGCGCATCATCAACTGCCGCGCCGACCTCAACCAGCTGGTACCGTTCAAGTACGACTGGGCCTGGCAGAAATACCTCGACGGCTGCGCCAACCACTGGATGCCGCAAGAAGTAAACATGAACAAAGACGTCTCCATGTGGAAAGACCCCAACGGTCTGACCGCCGACGAGCGTCGCATCGTGGAATACTCCCTGGGTTACTTCTCCACCGCCGACTCCCTGGTAGCCAACAACCTGGTGCTGGCCATCTACCGCCACATCACCAACCCGGAGTGCCGCCAGTACATCCTGCGCCAGTCCTTTGAAGAAGCCATCCACACCCACGCCTACCAGTACTGTGTAGAGTCCCTGGGCATGGACGAAGGCGAAGTCTTCAACATGTACCGCGAAGTGCCGAGCGTCGCCAAGAAAGCCGCCTGGAGCCTCGCGCACACCGGCTCCATCAGCGACCCGAACTTCAAGACCGGCACCGTCGAGAAAGACCAGGAGCTGCTGCGCAACCTGATCGCGTTTTACGCGGTCACCGAAGGCATCTTCTTCTACTGTGGTTTCACCCAGATCCTGTCCATGGGTCGCCGCAACAAGATGACCGGCGTTGCCGAGCAGTTCCAGTACATCCTGCGCGACGAGTCCATGCACCTGAACTTCGGCATCGACGTAATCAACCAGATCAAACTGGAAAACCCGCACCTGTGGACCGAAGAGTTCAAGCAGGAAGTGACCCAGATGATCCTGGAAGGTATGGAACTGGAAGTGGCCTACGCCCGCGACACCATGCCCCGCGGCGTACTCGGCATGAACGCGGCCATGATGGAGGAATACCTCCACTTCATCGCCAACCGTCGCCTGAGCCAGCTGGGCCTGAAAGAACAGTTCCCCGGCGCCCAGAACCCCTTCCCCTGGATGTCCGAGATCATGGACCTGCGCAAGGAGAAGAACTTCTTCGAAACACGGGTTATCGAATACCAGACCGGCGGTGCACTGCAGTGGTAAACCACTAAATAGGCATCGACTGTAGAAAAGGATTTACTACAACAAAGAGTCGCTCACAGGAAGAGAGGTATTGAAGCGGGCGAAAGCCCGCTTTTTTTTCGCCCAAAAAACTGTACAGCATTACGCTAATTTGAAACATGAAAAAACTTCTGAGATTTGATCCGAACAAGAGCTTCATTGAGCTACCTATTGTATGGATCACCGTAGGTTTCATATCATTGACATCTGCAATATTTGTGTTTTTGATTGCCAAAAATGGGCACTACGAACCAAACTTAAACGCCCGTGGATTCAACTTTTTCCTGTCTGAATTCAAATTCCCTCTCGGCACACTGGCATTAATAATACCAATAGTAGCCCTACTTTCTGCAAACCATAGGTCAGAGCAAACGAAGGCTCAGATTTATGCCACGAACTCACAAAATTTATTCACAAACTACTACAAACATATAGAAGAGTTTGAAAAATACATCTCAAAACACGAAAACTTAAAAGAAAGTATCCAAAACCCTCGAAAACTTCATAAAAAAATATATCCCAATGCTCGCTTTGGGGAAACACACATCTCCAATGAAGTAACAAACGAAATAGAAAAAAAATCAGCAGCCATCATTGATACAATGCTCCAGTTCTCCACTGGCCACAGAGGTACACAGAACGACTCAATCTTCGATCTGAACGCAAAAATTGACGAATTTGCCAACGATTTCCATATCACCTTTAATTTCAAAAACGGAAAGATATTCAGCCACGAAGGAATGACAATATCATTACCGGAGCTGGATTTGAGATATCTATTTATAAGGGCCCAAAGAGTTGCTCAACTAATTGAAACTCTGCTCACATTTGACACAGAATTCGAATCTCCAATAGGCCTACGAAATATTCTAAATATTGACATCAAAGGTGTACCATCATACAAAATAAACGATTCAGTTAACGCGCCGCCGTTTGAACTCCCAGAACTATCAAAAGAATATTGATAAATTGCCCACTGACAGGCTCAAAATTAAGACATTCTTCACATTGCAGGATCATTCACGGAATGAAAGACCTTGATGACCACAAAAAAATCGCCGTCCTGATCGACGCGGACAATGCCCAATACTCCAAGGTTAAGGCCATCTTGGATGAAATCTCTGCGCACGGACATATTGTGATCAAGCGTGCCTACGGCGACTGGTCGAGCGACAACCTGAAAAACTGGAAGAAATCCCTGAACGAACTGGCAATCCAGCCGGTCCAGCAATTTGCCTACACCACCGGCAAGAACTCCACCGATGCGTCGATGATCATCGATGCCATGGACCTGCTCTACTCTAAGCGCTTCGATGCCTTCGCGCTGGTCTCCAGCGACAGTGATTTCACCAAGCTGGCTTCGCGCCTGCGGGAAGACGAGCTGTTTGTGTTTGGCGTCGGCGAGCGCAAGACCCCTATATCTTTCCGCAACTCATGTGATGACTTTATCTTCACCGAGAACCTGGGTGGCGACGAGTCCACGCAGGAAAAGACTGCGGGCAAGCCTAAAGAACTGGAGTCGAAGAAGACTCTCAATGATCCTGCCGAACTGATTCCATTACTCACCAGAGCCTGGGAGCAGTTTCAGGACGACAGCGGCTGGGCCAATGCGTCCGCCGCAGGCAGCTTCCTAAAGCGGTCCATGCCTGACTTCGACCCGAGATCTTATGGGGCCTCCAAATTCTGGCAGTTGCTAGATAGCCTGAAAGGAAAGTTGGATATTGCCAAGAAAGAAGGCAACCAGATTTCGTATCGTGTGAGCCTCCCGAAGGCCAAAGCAAAGAGTAAACCCCAAGGCCAAACCGTCGCTCCGAGAGAAGAAGAACATGCATGAGATAAAGGCTAACCTATACCCCTGCAAGCACTGCAGTGAATCCGGGACCTGCACCACCGGCAAGGATGGCTCAAGCTGCCACGCCTGTGCCAAAGTACATGAGTTAAGTAAGAATCAAAGTTACTTCGGCCTATCTTGCGCAAGCTGTAACGGTATAGGTCAAGCCGAACCAAAAACCGAACGCATCAACAAAAGAATTAAGCCCGTACTAGCGCTTGGCACGGTTTTTCTTCTGTTAGTCTTCATTTTCACTCTCGCACTCTTCAAGAACCCTCACTTCCCCGAATTTTTGGCGTTTTCAGGTACTCTCATTGGCAGCATCACTGCCTTTTACTACACGCATTTAAAAAGCTCTTAGCGAAACACGAAAGGAATCGATTCAAAAAGAAAAACAAGTAACGGGAAAGTCATGATTCGTTATTTATCAGTCACCGTTATGCTTTTGTTCGCTGCAGACACTTATGCATGTAGCCCCGCTTTCCCGTGGGCGCTGGTCGAAAATGAAGGAATGACACTCGAAGAGGCGGAGGTTGCCGGGTCTGACGCTGTTTTTCATGGGTTCCTGAAAGAAGCCAGAACAACAGCACTCTCTGATTCAGATTTCGAGGGCGAAAGGCATTATATTTTTCACGTTATCGAACGGTTCAAAGGCAATATCAGCGCTCAGCAACGCATCGAGGTCGTCCAATCACGAGGCTACTGTAGTTTCCCCCTCCAGTTCGATCGGGAGTACCTAGTTTATTTGGAAATCGGAGAGGACGGATATTATCGCCTGGGAAACGCAGGCACATATATCTTGGATGAAAAAACACTGGATTTGAGTAGGCCGGGCGACAAGGCTGAGTATGAAACATTACAGAGCATTGGTGATGCGGCTGATTATACAATCAAATCCACGTTCGATGATGGTTCCCCAGAAGTCCTAACACTCAGCAAAGAAAAGCAGCTGGACAAAATAAGAGCCATTGCTCGCCGGGTGCGTTAACTTCGCGAATTTCCAAACTAAAATCTATGGGCACCTCTCGACACTAAGGAACTGCCCCCCGGGGAATAAGGAGTGAGCCGCTATTACCATGCCCACCACCACCGAAATCAAAACCGCCATCATCGGCTACGGCTTTTCCGCCACCACCTTCCACCTGCCGTTTATCCTGAATCTGCCGCCATTTCGCTTCACGGCGGTCAGCACCTCGAAGGGCGAACAGGTGCGGCAGCAGCATCCCGACGTGGCCGTTTATTCCGATGCAGAAACTCTGCTGACGAAAAGCGATGCCGACCTGGTGATCATCACCGCCCCCAACGACGTTCACTTTGCGCTGGCCAAGCGCGTCCTGCAGCAGGGTAAACACGTGGTGATGGAAAAGCCGTTCGTGACCCGCGTCGAACAGGGCGAGGAACTGATCGTGCTGGCGCGGCAACAGCAGCGGGTGCTGAGTGTGTACCACAACCGCCGCTGGGACGGTGACTTCCTCACGGTGCAGAAGTTGATCGCCGAGGGCCGCCTGGGCACGGTGCGCTATTTTGAAAGCCATTTCGACCGCTTTCGCCCCGAGGTGCGCAAGCGCTGGCGCGAGTCTGCGGTGGAAGGTGGCGGTATTCTGTTCGACCTCGGGCCGCACCTGATCGACCAGGCACTGCAGCTGTTTGGGCTGCCCACGGCCATCACCGCGCAGGTACGCACACTGCGCCCACAGGCGGAGGTCGATGACTTTTTCCACCTCACCCTGCACTACCCCGACCGGCTCGCGGTGCTGCGCAGTAGCCCGTTCTGTGCGTCACCGAACCTGCGCTTTGAGGTGCAGGGCACGGCCGGTAGCTATGTAAAGCACGGCCTCGACCCGCAGGAGGATCGTCTCAAGGCCGGCCTGCTACCAGTAACCGCAAACTGGGGCCACGAAGCCTCCGAGCAATACGGCCAGCTGTACGCCGCCGACGGCCATACCTTGGTCACCACCGAGACCGGCGGCTACCAGCACTATTTCCAGCAGCTGGCACAAGCCATTCTCGAGGGCGGCGAAGTCCCGGTGCGTGCCGAACACGCCCTCGACAATATCCGCCTGATCCAACTGGCCCTGCAGAGCAGTGCGAGTGGGCAAACAATCGCGGTAGATGGCAGCGAGTGGTCACTTAGCTAGTCGCCCACGAGTCCCGTATTGTTCGGGATCATGAACCACGGGGTTGATCGTTGAACTCCGGGTTACTGAAAGAATCATGGTCGAAATACCCGCGGCATGCCGGCCATCCCGATGGGCGGCGGCCGGGATCCGATCATTGCGCCCTTCTTCCCGCCCTTCTGGGCGCATGTTCCGATCACTTCCCTACTCTGGCTGTCCCTTCAGCGGGCGTCTAGCCTAATACATCTACCCGGTTTACAGCCCCGCTACAGGTCGACTTCCCGAGAGTGAAATATGAAGGCCCTTTTCGACAAGCAGACAGCGAAGAGTGATGAAGTTTTACGAGCGATCGCCCATATGCCGACCGGGAGCCTGGATGTTTTGATGGACGCAGAGTTTGCACTTGGGCTGTCAGATGCCGACTTAATGCGCATTGCGGTGTTTCTTGCAGAAAAGAGCTATGCCGAGGGCGGCTGCCCGATTGGTGCGGTCATCATTGATAACTCTACAAGGAAAATCCTGGGGAAAGGGCATAACACGCTTGTCCAGGAGAACCACCCCTACAACCACGGTGAAACTAGCGCTATCCGGGATGCCGGTCGAACCGACTTTAGCAGGACAACCCTTCTTACCAGCCTGAGCCCCTGCGATGTCTGCGCGACGTTAATTTATATGAGGGGGTTCCGTCGCGTGGTGGTAGGCGATGTCACCAATGCCGCGGGCAACGCAAAGTTTTTGCAGAAACAGGGTATTCACGTGGATATCCTGGAGGACCGGGACGGTATAGAGCTTTACGATCGCTTCCGGTCTGAAAAGCCTGACCAGGAGCTGGAAGATTGGCAGGGCCTGAGCGCCGTGAAACATCGGCACAAAAAATAAATATATGGATTTTCCTGTCGCGGGGTGATGGCACGCCACCTCTCCTGGCGGGACACACAAAAACAAGGGCGGTGGTCATCTCACCTATAAATTATCCGCCCGCAAAAAATGCCTTGATTCCGGTGAGGCCGAACTGAAACCCCATGGCAATCACGATAAGCCCCATCATGCCGGCCATCAGGTTATGCAGGAAGCTGTTGCCAGTTCCCTGGCCACTCAACCTGCTTGTCAGCAGGAGAACCAGCCACAGCGCCAACACCGCAATTGCCGCCCCGGCGATGGCGGTAACCGGCAGCGCGGTGCCGGAGTGATTGACGGAAAGCGTGATGATGCCGGTGATGGTACCCGGGCTTGCCGCAAACAGGATCAGTGGCGTCAGCGACTGCGACTGGGTGCCCGCAACCGGCGCAGCCTGTGGCGCCTGCCCGGTGCTGGCGCGCACCATCGAAAAACCCATCCACGCCAACACCAAACCGCCGGCCACCTGGAATACATCCAGGGATATCCCGAACACCTTCAGCAACCTGGCGCCGATCAGCGCAAACGTGATCAGGATGACCAGTACGGCAATGCTTGCCTTGGTGGCACTGGCCGCCCGCGCGGCGGACGACTGCCCGGCGCCGATTTGCGACAACATCAGTGCGCACACCACCGGGTTGATCAGGGACAGCAGTGTGACCGCCGCCTGAATCACCTTCATCGAGCTCACAATATCTCCCCTATTTCCGCTCCGGTCCTCCGTTGCGACCACGCGCCGGATATCAGAAATATAATCGACATTCCCGCGATCGCCGCCACCGCGCGGTGGTCACCCTACACTTTCGTTTAGCGGGCTCCGTATCGTCTGCAGCCACAGCTTTTTTTACGCGATTAGGAAAGGGGTACATCTATGGCCGATTCCCGCTCGTCACTGGCATCGATTCACCACCACGCCCTGCCGCTGAACGGCAACTTCGGCGACTACGATGCTCTGCTGGAAAAAGCCGCCAGTCGCCAGTTCATACTGCTGGGTGAGGCGAGTCACGGTACCCATGACTTTTATGCGGCGCGGGCCGAGATTACCCGGCGCATGATTCAGGAGCAGGGTCTCGATGCGGTGATCGTCGAGGGGGACTGGCCCGATGTCTATCGCATCAACCGCTTTGTGCGCGGGCTGGATGGCGACGCCAGCGCGCGCCAGGCGCTGGGGGATTTCGAGCGCTTTCCGCTGTGGATGTGGCGCAATACGGTGATAGAGTCGTTTATCCAGTGGCTGCATGACTGGAATGCCCAAAGACCCAGAGAGCAGCAGACCGGCGTTTACGGCATGGATCTGTACAGCATGTACCGCTCCGCCGATGCCGTGGTGTCCTACCTCGACAAGGTCGACCCGGAAGCTGCGGAGCGCGCGCGCGACCGCTATGCCTGCATGAACCACCACGGCGACCCGCAACGCTACGGCTATACCGCCGCTATGGGCATCAGTGAATCCTGCCAGCACAAGGCGGTGGAGCAGGTGCTGGAAATGATGCAGGCCCGCAACCAGTGGCTGCAACAGGGTGGTATCCTCGCCGAAGAC
Encoded here:
- a CDS encoding ribonucleotide-diphosphate reductase subunit beta codes for the protein MLSWDDFDSQGKKESKKPEPQPVPGALQSEQQAVTEHGAAFHTDSASSAPAPTAAQTSSSSATSAVEAARAAVADLDPAPGLEELEMGAARIQVDEKRIINCRADLNQLVPFKYDWAWQKYLDGCANHWMPQEVNMNKDVSMWKDPNGLTADERRIVEYSLGYFSTADSLVANNLVLAIYRHITNPECRQYILRQSFEEAIHTHAYQYCVESLGMDEGEVFNMYREVPSVAKKAAWSLAHTGSISDPNFKTGTVEKDQELLRNLIAFYAVTEGIFFYCGFTQILSMGRRNKMTGVAEQFQYILRDESMHLNFGIDVINQIKLENPHLWTEEFKQEVTQMILEGMELEVAYARDTMPRGVLGMNAAMMEEYLHFIANRRLSQLGLKEQFPGAQNPFPWMSEIMDLRKEKNFFETRVIEYQTGGALQW
- a CDS encoding nucleoside deaminase, whose protein sequence is MKALFDKQTAKSDEVLRAIAHMPTGSLDVLMDAEFALGLSDADLMRIAVFLAEKSYAEGGCPIGAVIIDNSTRKILGKGHNTLVQENHPYNHGETSAIRDAGRTDFSRTTLLTSLSPCDVCATLIYMRGFRRVVVGDVTNAAGNAKFLQKQGIHVDILEDRDGIELYDRFRSEKPDQELEDWQGLSAVKHRHKK
- a CDS encoding oxidoreductase, whose protein sequence is MPTTTEIKTAIIGYGFSATTFHLPFILNLPPFRFTAVSTSKGEQVRQQHPDVAVYSDAETLLTKSDADLVIITAPNDVHFALAKRVLQQGKHVVMEKPFVTRVEQGEELIVLARQQQRVLSVYHNRRWDGDFLTVQKLIAEGRLGTVRYFESHFDRFRPEVRKRWRESAVEGGGILFDLGPHLIDQALQLFGLPTAITAQVRTLRPQAEVDDFFHLTLHYPDRLAVLRSSPFCASPNLRFEVQGTAGSYVKHGLDPQEDRLKAGLLPVTANWGHEASEQYGQLYAADGHTLVTTETGGYQHYFQQLAQAILEGGEVPVRAEHALDNIRLIQLALQSSASGQTIAVDGSEWSLS
- a CDS encoding NYN domain-containing protein, with amino-acid sequence MKDLDDHKKIAVLIDADNAQYSKVKAILDEISAHGHIVIKRAYGDWSSDNLKNWKKSLNELAIQPVQQFAYTTGKNSTDASMIIDAMDLLYSKRFDAFALVSSDSDFTKLASRLREDELFVFGVGERKTPISFRNSCDDFIFTENLGGDESTQEKTAGKPKELESKKTLNDPAELIPLLTRAWEQFQDDSGWANASAAGSFLKRSMPDFDPRSYGASKFWQLLDSLKGKLDIAKKEGNQISYRVSLPKAKAKSKPQGQTVAPREEEHA
- a CDS encoding ribonucleoside-diphosphate reductase subunit alpha, translating into MHTETGRSQSAPNGTTKDSVSDQASSNTTLAATAPGQIRVIKRNGTVVPYADSKISVAVTKAFLAVEGGTAAASSRIHERVADLVSHISATFKRRMPSGGTIHIEEIQDQVELELMRAGEHKIARDYVLYREEHARLRKEKEQQKAASAQSADTHPSIRVKMEDGSLVALDMERLRTIVSEACEGLTDVDGELILREALKNLYDGVSETDINTALVITARTLVEQEPNYTYATAFLLLDKLRAEALRFLGVAESATQQEMKSLYKPALSAYVAKGIELELLDPALASFDLDMLGDAIKPECDHQFSYLGLQTLYDRYFLHSDEIRFELPQIFFMRVAMGLAINEENPNERAVEFYNLLSSFDYMSSTPTLFNAGTLRPQLSSCYLTTVPDDLHGIYGAIQDNAMLSKWAGGLGNDWTPVRSLGSYIKGTNGKSQGVVPFLKVANDTAVAVNQGGKRKGAVCAYLETWHLDIEEFLELRKNTGDDRRRTHDMNTANWVPDLFMKRVFEDKEWTLFSPADCPDLHDLFGDKFEARYNHYEQMVAEGKLKLHKKVRALDLWRKMLGMLFETGHPWITFKDACNLRSPQQHAGVVHSSNLCTEITLNTKANDEIAVCNLGSVNLSQHIGEDGKLDQAKLASTVKTAVRMLDNVIDINYYAVETARQSNMRHRPVGLGLMGFQDALYKAGISYSSDEAVAFADTTMEAISYYAIGASSDLAAERGSYSSYEGSLWSQGILPIDSIEILAKNRGEQFIDQDTSSTMDWNVVREKVASQGMRNSNVMAIAPTATIANITGVSQSIEPTYQNLYVKSNLSGEFTVVNPYLVHDLKARGLWDKVMVNDLKYYEGSVQKIDRIPADLKAKYATAFEVEPRWIVDAASRRQKWIDQAQSLNLYIAGANGKKLDLTYRMAWYRGLKTTYYLRALAATSTEKSTVTTGTLNAVSAGGAPAANAAPAPKAKAEEMVAPAAVPKACSLDDPDCEACQ
- a CDS encoding MarC family protein, which codes for MKVIQAAVTLLSLINPVVCALMLSQIGAGQSSAARAASATKASIAVLVILITFALIGARLLKVFGISLDVFQVAGGLVLAWMGFSMVRASTGQAPQAAPVAGTQSQSLTPLILFAASPGTITGIITLSVNHSGTALPVTAIAGAAIAVLALWLVLLLTSRLSGQGTGNSFLHNLMAGMMGLIVIAMGFQFGLTGIKAFFAGG
- the argF gene encoding ornithine carbamoyltransferase produces the protein MAVRHFLTLLDLSKEELRAVIHRAIELKALRNQGITIEPFRNKVLGMIFEKASTRTRVSFEAGMAQMGGHALFLSPRDTQLGRGEPIEDSARVISRMVDMVMIRTFGHDILERFAEFSKVPVINALSDSYHPCQLLADLQTYVEHRGSPEGKVVAWVGDGNNMCSSYISAARQFDFELRIACPEGYDPDPAVVAAASDRVTIVRKPQDAVRGADWVATDVWASMGQEDEQRIRMKAFEGFLVDHELMSHANRDAVFMHCLPAHRGEEVSGELLEDEKISVVWDEAENRLHAQKALMEFLLEHSN